Below is a genomic region from Pleuronectes platessa chromosome 18, fPlePla1.1, whole genome shotgun sequence.
CACCAGCACTAATCACCCAATATTAGTCTCATACAGATAATGATTTTGAAAACTCTGAATAAACAGAATTCAGAATTGGACTGTTTTGCTTCTGAAATAGCATACATGAAGGTGTAGGACCATATCTTATGCTGATAATAAATTACATAAGATAAGAACATACAAAAAGCTTGAATGTAAATAAGTGCTGGACCAGTCATTAtgcagctcagggtagcagctctaTGACgttggatcaggccatcaactgGTAAAACAAATGGGGAGAATCAGtaagcttttatttatttattattatttttaatttcgtaaataattttggcgatgggtgccctttttttgggtttgagcacctgccccccaaaatgtctgtgcacgtgcatgCATGACAGTAAAGTTTCTGATTCTTTTGTTCAACCTCAGCTCAGACTGTTAGTTCTCctgaacattttatatttctgctgaTGTCAGATCCCATAGAAACACAGTGCagatattcattcatttaaccTTCAAATGGACTCTGTCGGTGGAGAACACATCATCATTGAAAAATCGATTCATAACAAAGACAGAGTCAATATGCGGTCAGAATTATTGAGAGAATCCCTTCAATTAATCGCGGTGAAAACTGGATGTGACGAAATCATGctttgctcctgctcctcacctctGCACGAAGGGTCCATACATGTACTGGAAATTCCCCAGGATGTCTCTGTCACGAAGGTGGCGTCTGCCGCAACACCCCGCGCGCGTCACCACCTTCATTAACCAATCGGCATTGATCCTTTTTGCTTCAAGCACAACATGCTCACTGTGGAGTGCAGAGTATGCACGCGCAGGTGAGATTGAGCAATTCGACTGATCGCATCGATCATTGATCACATGGCAATCTCTGTTTGGTCAGACGGTGAGGAATGTAAGAGACAGAGCAGGTAGTGATGCTCCAGCACGTTGGACAGCTCCGCTCCGCTGCTTCTCTCTTCATGTGGCCACCAACACACTGAGGTAGGAGATCCCTGCTGCTCCTTTGTGCTTCAAAAGGCTAGAGATCCGTTGCTTATTTGATTTGAGATTGGtagtttgttgtttttagtgTGTTTTCATCAGTATCAGCTTGTTCACATGGGAGGGATGCGAGTGCCCACCCCAGTGTCGGGAATGCAGTAGAATATGTGGAGCTGAAAATGTGGAAAGggatagaaagaaagacagcATCTGCACAGACCGCCATCTTAAAGAAGACAGACGAGGAAAACATTAGATTTGAGAGTCTCATCAGATACCTGTATCATGTGACagtgattcattcattcattcattctttggCGCAGCATCACAGGTGGAGCTACCGTGGTTGGTCAGCAGATGGCACCCCTGCTCCAACACTGTGGCTTAGCTCTTTGACGTTTCAATTTCCCATTTGTTACTATCTTGTTGGGATGTCATTATTTGAGATTTGTAGTTTTGCTGACCCAGAGTGCACAAAAGGCTGCAATTTAAGAAAACAATTAGGCTACAAGCTAAAGTTTGACATATGTAGCATAAACAAACAATTTCTGCAGAATGGTAAAACACAGaagcaaaaacagaaaatcaaacGAAAGTATAAATGACAGGGGGAAGTGAAACCTTGGGAATTATCTGCATTTATTTTCAattgtatatttatatctaagtttcaataaaagaacaaacacaATCTATCTGAACTAACAACACAGATATCATATATTGAATGGTATGTCAACAGCGCAGCTCTCAGGAGTCAGGAGCTAGTAAACGTATGCAAATTGTTTATATGGGGTCCACGTATCATCAACAATTTATTTATGAAAAATACTCCAAAAATATTGTCGCTGCTAATGTGAACCAGAAATTTACAATTAAAGCTAGCAGAAGAATGTTGATCAAGAATTGtatttaattcaaagttttaCACACAATTCATACATGTAGATGATTTAGTTGAAGCTGCTATCACTATATGTGGGTTTTGATAAGCTGAAATAATGCAGCGTAACCACTGGTTAAGAAGATACCCAGAGCAGGcatgtgcacagacattttggggagCAGGtgctcaaacaaaaaaaaagggcacccatcgccaaaattatttatgaaattaaaaataataatacttaataaataaataatgggtAACTGATTCTCCCTCATTTGTTTTACTATTTGATGGCCGgtccaagataaaagagagctgctacccGGAGCTGCTAGCTGCAGTTCCCTGTCtttctgcttttggagtctctcttttATTGGCATTATGCTacaaattttgtaaatgagataaatcaatgttgtgcaaaataatcaagagtgacttacatgatctctataaagctgacaacacagtacacacacatttttactgttttctgacagatttgaagcataagcagcattacactaataatataccacaatatacctcaccagactgtcatgtagctcaacttaagacctacctttcatttcaataattacgattttaaatgaaacaaaaatagtGAAGAATAGTAAAAGTGCCTTTAAATACTCTGCCTGGCTGTCtgactgcctgcctgtctgtctatctttctgtctgtctgtatctctctccctctctctggggcTGGTGAGCATGTCGGGGCGAcattctcacaagaactcaaataaacgccccgtcagatatcaaaacacatttggggggaattgatgactgattgattgattattcttaaaaattgatgaatgaagaaaaaaactgggctccagcagaaggggcacttttctcatccagggcaaaagggccagtgcttgagcacctCTAGTGGTCTATCTGTGCACTAGCCTGACCCAGAGTATTAGATAAATGTTTAAAGAGTCATTGGAGCTGTTCATGAGTCAACCATACAACAAGTCCACGGCAGGGTCAGAGGAGAAGACgcgtctttaaaaaaaaggagaagaaccACCACTGTGTTCATAAGGTTTACCAATTTGCAGCTTCATCTAAACTCTGAGCCTGGACAGCTTGACATAATTTAGGAGAAAACAAATTCCCAATTTGATCAGTGTAGCTCACAGGATACAGTTTTGTCATTAACCCATACccacacatttatacagtgtGATCATACACTGCCAACGGAGGCCCAGTCAGACCTGAGACCTCAACCAAAGCTCCGGATggagctcagagagatgtttacAGCTGACATCCTGGAGCAACTCTGCATGTAGAAAAGAGGGAACTAACCCTCATCCGAAGTGCAGTAAAGAGCTTAATCAGCATTTTGAGTGACTGGTTGAGGAGTTAGCGGTTCCACTGGTAATGCTAATGGGAGGTTGGTGGGTCAATCTCCAGCCCCTACAGTGATGtgatgtgtccttgggcaagattctGAAACGTAAATTGCCTCTGATGGCTGTGGCGCTATGAGTGAGTGAATGCGATTTGTTGTGTGAAACTTTGAGTGGTTGTTAAAGTACTATATGTTCATTTACCCTCCTTTGCCTTCAAAGCTCCAGTTAACCTCAGCACTAAGCAGGTAGCTTGTTCCAAACGTCTAGCTAGAGTTCAGGTTGTTGATCAGTGTGCTTATTTTTCTCCCAAATAGCCTGTGATTTTAATGTAGGAGTGCAGTAAGAACAAATCACTTCATATGTTTGTCCATGAGGTGAAcaacaagaaaatgtattaGTTTTGAATCAGAATCTGACCTGGCCCTTTGCTGTGTGTCCTCCACGCTCTTACTCTCTCTCCATTTCACGCTTGTCTTAGAAATAAAGACCAAATGGCCGAAAAAATTTCTAACAAATATGATGTTATTTAAAAAGGATACATTTTGCTCTGCAAGTATTAACCatacaatacaaatatacaatgtCAAAGACTTATGGTGACTGAATGAGCATTatgctttattttctgtttctctttgtcaCAGGATGGCAGGAAACCAGTCCCAGTGGAATACCACACCTGCTGAGCCTTTACAGAActtttctgtcttctctctgttgAACTTGtctgctccaccctctcctccaccctggAAGGCTCCCTCCTTCACTGTGGCAGCCCGCTGCCGTGTAGCAGCCACCCTGGTGCTGTTTGCATTTGCTGCTGTCAGTAACTTGTCAGTCCTCATTAGTGTGTGCTGGGGACGAGGGTATCGCCTGCCAGCACACCTCCGCCCACTCATTGCCAGTTTAGCATCAGCTGATCTGGTGATGACTTTTGTGGTGATGCCACTGGATGCCATTTGGAACATCACAGTGCAGTGGTATGCTGGGGATGTCATGTGTAAGCTGCTGTGTTTCCTCAAGCTCTTTGCCATGCACTCGGCTGCATTCATACTGGTAGTGGTGAGTCTGGACCGCTTTCGGGCTATCCTCCATCCTCTGGACTCTCTGGACGCTGGGCTCAGGAACAAACGCATGCTGCTTGTGGCATGGACTCTGAGTGTGTTGCTGGCCTCTCCACAGGTACACTACGTGTTAGGTCTTAATCACTTTCACCAGTCTAAGTACACATGGTCTAGGTTTATGTAACAAACATATAGTTTATTTGGTCCTCCACTAATTTGGTATTGATTGTATGTGAATCTTAAAGTGCTGCTGATCAgatgttctttttttccttaaatGGCATTCGTCAGAGTTAAAGTGACTCATCAGTGAGCCATTCACTGTGTTGTAGGCTGTATTGTTGTAAACAGCACATCTTGCTGGAGCACACTTTGTGCTGAGATCATTCAATTTAGTGCAACTAATTCCCTGGCATTACATATATTGTCCTTTTGGCTAGAAAATTATAAACGTTATAGATACATGCCCCGACCTTTAGGACCATGCAGGACTATCTTTTAAGAGGTCAGCCTTGTCGGTCTCTCAGCAGCTCAAAATTGTTTTACAGGAAGCTTGTTAATGCAAACTGAACACATGCTCAGAAATCACCTGCTTGCCTCTACTGCAGAGACAGCCACCTGGTTTAAGACGATCAGTGAtaccaaatacacacacagtgattatATATTGgtgcacaaacaaaacaaaagcagtcTAAATCATATGAAGGAATGTTTAGTTTTGTGAAACATGCACACATGGTGAAAGCAACCCACTGTGCTAAGTTTTAGCCTGGACATTTTCTAGGTAAAACAAAATCCACCTTTGAATTATTAAGTCAATGACTATTTCTACACCAACTccctttttcaaataaataaataaacaaatgcgtTTAATTAAGTCAGTGTCAGAATGTAATTACACATGTTCCTTTGTTCAGATTGAATCATTGATTGTTGACaataagaaatataaaatatacactCATCGTTTTTAGAATAGTACAGTCTTCTCCTGTAGCCCAGTGATGATAGGTTGTGTGGCAGTGATGTTCTTCTTCACACTGCAGCTGTGGCTTTCTCCCACATCCTTGTCACTAAGTGTGCGTTAACCCACAGCCCAGCCACTATTAGCCAATGAATGCTCAGTAGTTCAGCAAGAGTGTCATCACATCCAGCAGACTGTTGCCCACCGACCTGCCTCAGCATCTTAACGATGTCAACCCAATTAACTGTCTTCACCTTTTACATCTGCTTCCAGAGCAGTCAGTGACAACCTCATGTTCGCGAAGTGGTATAATTATGAGTGcattcaaatgactttaatGCACAACATGGAGTCCAAGACATCCCCTCACCCTGTGGCTTGTTGTGTAGTTTGTcataatataaacaaatatgatGTAAAGTTTGTTTAATGACTACAAACTACACTTGTGTTTTTGCATGCATTGCTCATGTCTTTACACTCTATTCATCCTCAGCTGTTCATCTTTCGGGCCATTAAGGCTGATGGAGTGGACTTCACTCAGTGTGTGACCCATGGAAGTTTCCAGCATCGCTGGCAGGAGACGGCATACAACATGTTTCACTTTGTGACGCTGTATGTCTTCCCCCTGCTTGTCATGACTTTCTGCTACACCCGCATCCTCATCAAGATCAATGGGCAGATGCACAAGAGAAAAGGTGTGTGACCTTACAGAAGGTCTAAAACAAGTTTTAACCCTATTCACCCCTTTGCACCCATTCAAAGGATAATTCCTTTTGATCACAGCTTTACTAGCTTTAGTTTTGTTCTTCCACAACTCCCATTGTTAATGATAACGTTATAGAGCTCAGATCAGGGAACAGAGAAAGTCAGTCTCTGTCAGTGTGATATCACAGTTCAACAGAGTAAAACTAAAAAGATCTGCAGTGATTTCCCCTTCCCAAGTTAATCCTGATTCCGATGGAATGAATGGATTTGACTGGTCCTTTATCAGACTGTATACAGAGCACATACGTTAAAACAGGTGAAGAAGATGTAGCTGATGACCTCAatatgtgtggttgtgttttagTAGGAATAATCAGCACAATGGGTCGTGCTGGTGACAGCGCACACTCAAATAAAGTGCTTTAGATCATCTGGATTAACTGTTGGTTGATTACCAGTGTGATCGTCTGAATGCTCATGTTTCTTGACATGTCAGACTTGATTGATTTCACTGTTTTCCCAAATTTCAGCAATTCACGTGGTGGGTATAAAGCTGTTACTGATAGAAATGGTTGACAAAAGTATAAATATAATACCCAATGTGGTATAAATAAGAATAGAATATATGATACTGTCATAGTTGAAGCTTGCTGGAGCAATCTTGCATATATACCAAGTTGACTCACCCCCTTATTAGGTTCCAAGCCTATTCAATGAAACTCAGTTAATATAAATCAAAAgtcactttacatagaaggtcaagaGCTTAAAATGTTTCCAAAAAGAGTTCCCACAATTAGCAAGCACTTTGGTGGATGAATTCCAAAGTTGTGGAGCGTGGATAGCAAAGACCCACTCACCTCTAGTGGCGAGTCAAGATTTTGGAACTCTTAGCAGGGACCTGTTGGAGAATCTCAGGCAGCATTTAGACTGATAGAGGGTTAGGAAGTCACATATATAGAATGGAGCCTGGCCATTCAGGGCTTTAAAAACAAGcagtaaaatcttaaaatgtatTCTATTACTCATAGGTAAACAACCTGTGAAAAAAGAGCAAGGATTGGCGAAATGCGACcacttctctcagtgtgtgttaaAAGCATagcagcagcattttaaattaatttaagtcTATCAATGGTTTGCAAACTGATACACAAAAGGCTCTGCACAcaatgtccagcacacaaaaaatatgaattgtTTTAGAAAGACTCATTAATGAAGTAGCTGTGatgcattaccacaggccaagcaaacagcccattctaaACAGGCAGGATTAGAATCTGCTCATTGCTGCACTTGGTTATGTGCAAGATCTAGGAATTTCCAACTGTGAAGGGTAATATCGGTGGGATATCAGCATTACAgtcccaaccaatcacacacacactcacacatagagTGATAGCCTATGTACTTTGAATTATCGAATTTGCTATATTTCAGTTATTGCCTATGATGTTTTTATGCAGATGGTGAGCAGTGCCTTAGACGCAGTGGGACAGACATGATACCTAAAGCCCGGATGAAGACCCTCAAGATGACTATTGTGATTGTTAGCTCCTTTGTCATCTGTTGGACACCCTACTACATCCTTGGGATCTGGTACTGGTTCCAACCAGCAATTATCCAACGCACACCTGAGTACATACACCACATACTTTTCGTCTTTGGAAACCTGAACACGTGCTGTGACCCTGTCATCTACGGCTTCTACACTCCGTCTTTCCGGGCCGACCTCACTGATGTGATGGCGTGCTGCTGTGGTCACCAAGCCAACAACGCCTCACCTCGCTCTGTGGATCATCTGTCTTGTCgcagagctggagctgctggggAGATGGAGTCTGACCTGAGTTCAAACCAGCATAGTGGCAATCCAATTTAGACAGTACTCATTTGACCCTGAGGAGTTAAACAGTGTCACAATATACCAGATGTCCTTAATGTCAGCTGTTTGCTCAAGGCCTTCCATGAGCACATTATTGGATTGGGAACAACTTCTGTTTTTATAGATTTCTTTGAGCTGTGGAACTGTGATATGAAGAGTAAAGCTTCCTCAATATCTCCCATGTTGTATGCTTATGGTTGCTGCAATTTTTGATGATAGCCTTTAGAAGTTCTCCGTTGCTTCAAATGATGTGCTTCAACAACTTATTTTTTAACTCTATAGCTGTTTTTAGCTATGCTGGCCGTTCACTGCAGTACATGAAGGCTGATCTTCAGTAGCCTTCTGAGACATCCACCTCACAGCTGTATTGATCCTTACCAGTGCTTAAAGATGATCTCCTCATACATATCAATATGCATTTACCTACATTTTTTCaagtctttttttcccccttacaTACACAATGCGGCCTCAACAGAGGCCTCAACAGAGTCTCAACAGAGTGCCTGTTAATAGATGTACCCTCTGTGTTGTCTATACTAAGAAGTATTTACTGAGCATTTCTACGCTAACCACATACAGATATGAAATTGATGTCTATCTCATTATTTCATTGTCAGAAAAGAGTACATAAAGAATGTCCAACAATGTTTACCTTAAGCTTTGATAGTCTGTGTTACCACTACCTACGAGAGAAGACAAAGACTGCTGGCTGGATACTTGTTGTTTCACTGCATGGCTGTCTGTCACTGACTGATAGTATTTATTGTATAGAATACAATAGGAAGTAGGACAAAGTCATTACTAAAGACAAAAGTAAATATTTCACCTTTAAATCTATATGTACCAAGTTGACACTTGGCCAGAATTAAACTCATTGTATATTGTAACTGTCAACAAATAAATGCTTGTCACTTATGCATATATATGAATAACAAATGTGCAATTTATATCTAATTTATACACTTGAAAAGCACACGAGATGACACAACTGTATCACATCATATCCGTAGATTTGTGAGCTGCACATTCTAGCTGCAAATCTACTGTTCTACTAGACTGACATCTGGTGACTGCGAAGGTCACTGATGTTCATTGAACTCACTGTCATGTTCATGAAACCAGTTgtagactgggatcaaaccactgtCACTCTGGATAGTTGACGACCCACTCTATATCCTGAGCTCTGAACTCCagagatgtgttgtgtgtgaaaatCTGATGTTTGATGTGAACCTTAACTAAAGCTCCTAGTCTACATCTGACCTTCACCTGCAGGATTTGATGAATATCAGTGCTGCCTCATGATTGCCTGATTAGAGAATTGCATGAATAAGCAGAAGAACTGATGTTCCTATACcagcattattattatcttaGTGCAAGCAGGTGTGATGTTAAGCATTAAACAGATTCTTATATTTGCTCAATAAAAATCTACTGTAAAATATCCTCATTTGTGACCAGTTGTATGTATTACATCAGGACACAAACTCAAACTGACCGAAAAGCCAGATAAAAATTTAGAGTAAGACTTTATAAAACATAGAGAAAATACTAATAATAGGATACGATGTCATGTGGGACATCCTATCCTATTCCCCCTAGAGCTTGGGGACACCAAAAGAGAAATAGTGCTTGAAAGTGTTTGAAAATGAGAGTGGAGGAGTTGTTAAGAAAGCATGAGTGACCTGGGACTAGATAGTGGAATCAGAAGAAAgtagatatatacatatataaagaaGTTATTTATTGACGTTTTGTACCAGTTTTTGTAGAACAAGTCTCTCGTCAGAATTTGAACAGAGGGTGGAATTGGTCAACTCCATGTACAGGGTGTTGAAAGCATGGATGACTGTTACTTGCTCAACCTGATAAAAATGAGCCTTCACAACACTACTAAGCTGTTTATCAAAGTTAAGAGACGTTTAATTCTAGGCAAGGCaagtttatttgtgcagcatATTTCAACCGCAAGGCAATTCAAAGTGTTTTCCATACAATTTAAAAAGGGATTATGACAAATTGTAAAAGCAACATATGACAACATAAAAAGAAGccttttaaaaggaaaaataagaacaaaataTAAAGAGTGAAAGTAAGTTTGCAGTGTTAGATTTAATGAAAGGCAGGGGCAAACAGGTTAAGTCTTCAGCACTGATTTAACAGAAGAGTTGTGGTGGACCTTCAGGTCTCTGGGAGCTTGTTCTGCTTCCTCTCCATGTTTAGTTTTGATTCTTGGGACAGAAAGCAGAACCTGTTCCAGACGACCTGAGGGATCTGGATCGCTAATAATGTAGCAATAGatcagaaatatatatttgccCTAAAATGTTCAGTGCTTTATAAACCAACTGCAGGAATTTGAAGTAATTTCTTTGACAGAAAGGGAGTCAACGTAAAGATATCAGCACTAGAGTGATATGATCCACTTTGCTGGTGTTAGTGAGGACACAATCATTTTGAATCAACGGCAGCTTTCTGAATGAGGTTTTAGAGAGACCCGTGAACAGGCCATTACAATAGTCAAGTCGACTGAAGATAAATGCATGGATTACTTTTTCCAAGTCCTGCTGAGACACAAATCCTTTAATCCTCAATATGTTTTTAAGGTGGTAATAAGCTTACTTTTTAATTGCATTCATGTGGCTGTTAAAATTAAGGTCTGAGTCCATGACTATACACCTTGCCTGGTCTGTGATCTTTAACTTTAGATTCAAGCTGAGTGCTGACTTTTAATCATTCTCCCCTTCCGCCAAtataaattacttttattttggttttactAAAGAAAAACCAAACTAATCCAGTCATTGATTTGTTCAATGCACTTAGTTAATATTTATATTGGGCAATAGCGCCCTGGTGGTATGGTTATGAAAATTTGTATCCTCTGCATAATTGTGgtaacatatttttttgtttttcataatctGAGCAAGTGGGAGCAGGTAGACATTGAACAGAAGAGGCCCTTAAATGGAGCCTTGAGGAATTCCACATGTTATTCTCTCAGATGTGTTATTACCTGTGACAAATGCAGCACTGAGGTCCGGTAATACTAAGACTTAGCCaatatctgtgtttatgtggATGGCATTGGAATTGTTCATTACTGATGTGCCTAGACTATTCTTTTTTGAGAGGGGCTGCAGTTTAGAGGGCATGTGGGAATAAACCTGAGAGAAAGGATATATTGACAATAAGACGAATAGCTGAGGTGAAGAAATGTTTTTGAAGAAGCATGATGGTAGACTATCAAGGCAACATGAGGTGAATTACAGATGTTTGTATAATGCCCTAGAAGTTTCTCTAATTGAGAGGATGAAATTGTGTCATACAACTGCCTCTGTCCTGGGGATTGTCTACATGGATGTTAAAGTCCCCAACTAAAACTTCAATACCAAAGTCAATACATATTAAAGACATCGATTTAGCAAAGTCATCAAACACGTGGCTGCAGAAAATTAACTGAACTGAAGAGCCACCACTTTCCAAAGCAAATCTTCTTGCATTGACTAGGAATCATGGTTGTGCTAGATAACAACATCATTAACTATAATGTATTGCCTGCCAAAGATCTGGGGATCAGGAACCGTtttgaaacacattttataatattaatattaatgattgttCTTGTTGGAACGTTTTTAGTTTCaccttaaatgtagagatggtgtctgcctcccgaacccACAGTGGGAACTGGTTCCCCAGGAGAGGAGCCTGATAGCTGACGGCTCTACCTCCCATTCTACTCTTAGAGATTCTAGGAACCATAAGggagcctgtgttttgggaGCCAAATTATCTATATGGACAATACggtgaaaataaacaaagagacatgagttaaacaaaaggtttttatttggtCTTAGGCATGTTGGAATGTGTTGAAGGAAGGAGAAAAGCTAAGACAGTCTATATACATACAGAGACCAAGCTGTTTAAGAGGAAATCACTAAATGAAAACAGTTAGCAGACACTTAGgtaaattaaattatgaatattaattgttttatttggattaaaaataatataccACATATTCGTTTAAAAATAGTGTTTGTCCTATGCTAATTATCATTTGTTTTAACTCTACAAGACTAGGCTGCTTATGGACACATTATCTGAACTAAATGACTATAAATAATCATTTTGTTATATGAGTTTGGCAGTTTGAAAATTTGCTTAACAACTTAAGGACTTATAGAGGGAATCCTCAGgctgaataaatgaatacagaCTAAGCTCAAACAAATCACAAGACAGTATATTTTGCCTATTACTTCACATGGTATCTTGCAATCAAAAGTAGAAATGATACTTCTACTATActgaattatattaaaacatttttaatatacTTTTCTTAAGTgaattaatttaacatttgCTGAACATAAAGAGCAATAGGTGGCAATTAACAGGATTAAAGAACATAGTGTAACTGATGTTACACTATGTTCTTCTAAGAAGAGAAGAATAGTCAGTAAACAAATTAATGCCAGTAACTCAATTAGCAATATCTCTCTGAGGATATGCATTTGCCATCACTACTCCTGCTCACACCATGCAAGGTAAGACTGTAGTAATTGTATTAAATTATGTATAATCTACTTCTTGTTTCCTTGTGAATTGTTGAGCAGTtgagaaaaacaatatgattCCTTATTTCAGAAGTTACAGTAAATTTTCAGTGTTGCTGCCTGATGTCAAGCTAGAGAAATGTATTTCAATGCAAAAGTAGAGGGCTGGTGACAGACAAACCTCTGTAAAATGGTTAAACAAAATGAGGTGTATTAATGATATTTAAGTTAGTGAAtgtaaaagggaaataaatgttATGATAAATTTAAAGTGAAAACCTTGCAAGTCACAGATTGGTCTCTGTTTTCCGCTGTGACCTACCAGTGAGTCCTCCATACCTTCTCATTTTGGCTAAAGACCAAGGACAGGGCCTCAGTCTCAACAGGGTAAAGCTTTAGTTTTGCAGTTGGCTACAAAACACCAGTGGGAAGCTTAAAGAACGTAGAAGCACTTGTCATCATTAAAGCTTTGTTTCTCGCTGGTACTAGCAGCCACTTTCTACTTTcctatacatttttttcttttt
It encodes:
- the LOC128462125 gene encoding gonadotropin-releasing hormone II receptor, with the protein product MAGNQSQWNTTPAEPLQNFSVFSLLNLSAPPSPPPWKAPSFTVAARCRVAATLVLFAFAAVSNLSVLISVCWGRGYRLPAHLRPLIASLASADLVMTFVVMPLDAIWNITVQWYAGDVMCKLLCFLKLFAMHSAAFILVVVSLDRFRAILHPLDSLDAGLRNKRMLLVAWTLSVLLASPQLFIFRAIKADGVDFTQCVTHGSFQHRWQETAYNMFHFVTLYVFPLLVMTFCYTRILIKINGQMHKRKDGEQCLRRSGTDMIPKARMKTLKMTIVIVSSFVICWTPYYILGIWYWFQPAIIQRTPEYIHHILFVFGNLNTCCDPVIYGFYTPSFRADLTDVMACCCGHQANNASPRSVDHLSCRRAGAAGEMESDLSSNQHSGNPI